The following is a genomic window from Fusobacterium sp. DD2.
AATCCTTACCTGTAAGCTGATCCAGATCCAAATTAAATTCCTCGAATTCTTTTCCACCTAAATTATACTTTTGAGTCAATTTTATTATCATATTTTACTCCTCCTCTATAAATGCTATAATCCCATTAATCTTCTAAGTTCATCATTCTTTGTACCTAATGCCGTAGATTTATTATTTAGTACATCTATTTCAATTATTGTCTTATTTCCAATTGTTAATTTGTAGTAACTTACAGCCATTTCAATTGTTGTTTCTAGTTTTCCAGTAGGCTTTAGCTTTGGCCCTTCCATCTTTTTTATCAGTCCTTTAATAGTTGCGTCAATTCCGTATAATTTAGGACCTTGCGAAGCTTTATCCATTGCCTGAGCTCCACCCTTGCATTCTACTAGAATTGCTTTAGTAGTATCAATTGACTCCATTGAATCATCTATACTGTCCATTTTTATCTTAGCATCCAACTTTTTATAATGCCCCATGAGTGGCGCTTCTAATTCAGCAGTCATTCCCATCTGCTCAATATTTACAGTTACCATTTCCACAACGGGTAATTCCACTTCTGCTACTCCTGCTAGAGAATTTGACCCATTCAAATATACTTCAGCGTCAACTAATGCCGCTGGTATTTTATCTTTTGCCATTTACTATCCCTCCTTATTAAGCTGCTAAGCTGTTTGCAAAGGCCATAAGTGCTTCCACATCGTAAACCTTTTTAAATGTGATTGATTTAGCTCCTGGAATAATTCCTAATTGAATTGTCCAAGTTATATCGCCATTTATAATATCAATTAAACTATTATCATCTGCATAGAATGCAACTTTTCCTGATAATAAGTTATCAGATGCCACTAAGGCATTAAGTCTTAAGTTCATAGACTTCTCCATTGTTTCAGCTAATTTTAAAGTGAATTTTTTATCTACATTATTGAAGTAAGAAAGAACTAATTCATTTCCTATGTATTTAAACATTCTTCTTCCATAGATATACTTATCTTTTGGATCCGTAGCTAATGGATTTTTAGCTGTCTCTGAACCCCAGCATCTCCATCCCTTGAAATTAATCGCAGTTACGACTCCATTTTTATTTAAAAAGTTCGCCTGCTGCTCTTTATCAAGTCTAACTTCTTCATACTCTTTTCCTTTTTTCCATACAAATGCGTCCATTTTGTATGAATAATTTGAAGGCCCTTGACTAGGTACTCCATTATTTTCCCCGTCTACCTTCAATGATAAAGCCGCATAATGAATTGACTGGTGATATACTTCCCCAGCTAATTTAATTCCCCCGTATAGAATTATCTGGTCATTCCCTATGATATTATTAGTATCTTTCCACTCCGATAACTCATCGTATTTTTTAGTTATATCGGCATTAATAAGTGCCATTGATTCAAACATTCCACCATTAAGTGTTTTAGCTTTGGTTTCCATGATTGCTGCTACATCGCTTTCACCTGAGAAGTCAGGAATATCAATAAATGCTGGAAGCTCTGAATATTTTAAAAATACTTCATTAACTAGCTCAAGCCCTGTTCTCTTCATACTGTCGGCATCATATCCACCTATTGCGTCTGATTTCTTAACTTTTGATAAATCTACTTCGTAATATTCTATATCTACTGTCCCTTGTTCATCCAGTTTGACACTTAATTCAAGCCCTTCCGACGTGAATTGCATTTGAACATCTGACACTGTTTGTTTTCCTGATGTCTTTTGTACAACTACTGTTTCTGGAATAACTTTCTGAGATGGAATAACTATCTTACCTCTTACGAGATTCTGCGCTGATAATGTTTTCTTTTCTCCTTTATGTTTTTCTGGATCCAAAATATTTACAATATAAAGTGGAGCCACTGCATACAATTCAAAGAAACATTTTATCGCTTGAGATATCGAGAAATCCATATCATGTGTATTTCCAAAATACTCTAATGCTTCTTTATATGTCCCTACTCTAACTACATCATTAATCTTTCTATTTTCCTTTTTTACTTGATTAATTGGTGCCATCCCTACTATAAAGTGTCCGTAATCAAGTACAACAGGTAGCTGTAACGGAGTAGCGCCTTCAACTTGATATGTACCATGTTTATACATTTTTTATACCTCCTATTTCATTTACTATCTCATCATAAAATGCCTTATTTTCTGCTATGTCTGAGAATTTATACTCTTCTACTGGAATCAATATCCTTGTTAGTAACGGATACTTACTAATAAGATTATCTATTTTTATTCCTTTGTACACTACTCCTCTGACTAACATAAATTCGGGCAATATTAAATTCTTACCAACATAAATATATGCTTTCATTCATCTCTCACCGTCCTATTAATCTATTCAATTCTTTATTTATTATTTCTGACTGAGTAGCTGGGCACGATACTCTAAATCTAGCAGTCGAGAAATAAAAAGGCTCTTTATCATCTGCATAGAAGTCAACAGAAAAAGGTATCTCTTGCTTAACAGCATACTTTCCATCAATAGTACTTGTCTCCAGGAACTTACCCCTTAAGTAATCTCCCAGCTCTAAATGCTCTAAATAGTCTTGTTCTTTTGTACCAATCCAAAGTTCTATATCTGCAAAAGCATCGTATACGTCTATACCACTCCTAGACTGTTCAAAGTGTGATATTCTAATCAGGACAAAAGGAAAATACTCATTTGTTTTCTTTCCATTTTCTCTATCCAGATGATTATTATCTGGCAGTACTCCTCTATACACATTCACACCTTTATCAGTCAATATACCTTTTAAAAATTGAAATAGACTCTTTTCAACATCCGATATCATTTAATCACCCTATCCAATTCATGCTCCAGTCTCTCAGTGAATTTTTCATCTGCATACCCTTGTAAATAATTAATTATATTAGTATTTCCTAACATCTGAGGCTCTGAAGCTGAATATAATCTTCTAATTATCTCCCGTTGTATACTTCCTTTTTTTCCTGGAATTGTTTTAAACCTTCCAGTTCTTGAAAATGCACCCAGTTTGCCGTCTTTATAAGCTATAAAGCTATGGGGAAGTGATTTCAACTCCCCCTTTTTTACTTCAATCATTAGTGTTCTAGGCCTTTTAAGTCTTTTTTTTGGAGATAATTTGAAATGATCAAGACCTATCGGCCTCCCGGAACTGATTAACTTAGCTTTTAAATTATTGCTATTGGATGTAAATAGATTTATAGAATTCCGAAGCTTAGTGGCGCTAATGGTATAATTTTCTCTAGTTTGTCTAATCTGCTCCGCTCTGGTTGATGTTAATGTCCTATTTAACGCCCTTGAAATACACTTCCTAACTTCTTTAGTTGTTAAATCCATTGCTTCTGCGGTTTTTTCAAGTGTTGTAACATCCATCTCCAGCTTAACCATTACACTTACACCTCCGAATAATTAACTAAATCTATTTCAGCTATGCCCATATCTGATTTACAAGAAATTACAGTATATTTTTTATTATCCAGTAAAATAATTTCACCAGCATGCGGAAGACAATTAAAAAAGGAACTTGCTATAAACATAGTAAGTCCCTCCAGGTAAACACCTTCATCTGTTAATGAATTAATACGATTATTCTGTTTAGTCTGAAATCTCTCTTCATCCAATACGCACTTTGTAATTTTATCCCCTACAATATGATCATCAGCAAATTCTAATTCATTTATAAAGACAGCATCTATGTCACTTTGTAAAATTTTTTTAAAATCCATAGTGCACCCCTTAATTATCTTTTTCCACCTTTACCGTTACCGTTACTTTTTCCTTTGGTAGTCCCATCTTCAGTAATCTCCTCTTTCTTCTCCTCTGCAGGTGCTGCAATTTCATCTACTGTTGGAACTACTGGAATCTTTTCTATTTCTATAAGATTCTTGCCTATACTCTCTTCTGCTATTTTGCTCTCCAGGATTTCTACTTTCTCTCCTGGATTATATATCTTACCAGCATATAGTATTGGCTTAAGAACTTTATACTCCATTTATCTCCCTCCTATTTAACTTTTAATACTCTGATTGCGTCAATATCAAACGGAACAGGTAGCGGTCTTGATTCTGTTCTTACTTCAACTGTATTAGCTTTTGAATCAGTATCTTCAAATGGTACTCTTTCAGCTTGAATAATTCCTTTTGTAACGTCGACAGCTGCTCCGTAGTGCAGTACATTCTTTGATGGCGCAAATAATACTGAACCTTCTGGTATTTTTTTCTCAACTTTATATGTTTTTCCGTCTTCATTTAATATCTGTACTTGTGTTTGGTATGAGTATATTGGGATATTATGTGGAGCTAATGCACCAACATAAGTTGCTCCAGCTGGAAGGTCTTTTGGTGCTATTTTTCCAGCTTCAAAATTTCTAATATCTAATAGCTTTTGTATTTTTTCATTGTCTGCGAATAATCTAGCCGCCACCGGATCCATAACTATCAGTTCTACTTTTTGTCCTGTAGTTTCTCCTATTTCACTTATTGTTGATGAAATATCAGCTGCAATAGTAGCTTTATCAGTGTTCCATTTATTTGTAACTGACACTTCTTTAATTTTTCCATAATTGATTTCATCTTCTACGCCTTCACCTTTTACTACTACTTTTCCAGTATATAGCACGTCTATACACATCAGTTCTTCTCTTCTTGTAATTTGGTCTTCAAACTCAGCGTATGATTCTCCTAATAACTTTGCTTTTTTCTCTTCTGGAGAATATCCACCATAAATAGTTTCCCCTGGGATCTTATCAAAGAATAGTTCGTGTCCTGTAAATGTTCTTTTTGGTGCAACCTTTGGCGCCTTGTAGTATCTGCTTTCATAACTTCTTTTTATCATTTCAGTACCCGGAATAAGCTCAGATACGAATGGTGCAACTAATTGCCCACCTTTTTTGTATTCAATTTCAAATTTTTGTTTCTCGTGAGCCTTGTGTGTAGCGAAAAACATATCTTTTATAAAGCTCGTAGGTTTAATAACCTGTTGATCATAAACTCCTAAAAATTCAATTACTGCTGGCATTAATATCTACCTCCTAATTTTTTAACATAAATTCCAATTTTTCTAAGATTTTGTATCACTGTTGCGTCAATTGTGCCCCCTGTAACTTTTAGCCCCTCTGCTATAACTTCTCCAGCTACTACTACAGTAGTTTTTCCAGTTCCAGATGAAGCGTCAACAGTTTCTAAAACTACGCCAAATGCGTCAGATGCGTCAGTAGTCATAGAACCGTCTGCAGTAACTACCTGCCCTCTTTCAACTTTTTTGTTACTAATTGCTAATTCCATTACCTTATGACCAGTACCAGACAATAACTGGTCATACTCATATACATTCCCTTTTTCTACAAATGCCATACTATTTGACCTCCTTTAATTTTTTATTCATAAATGCCACAATTGCATTGACTTGCGAATTTTCATTCTTTGGGTCTTTCATTCCAAAGTTTAAATTATCGTCTCCTAACATTTTTGCTTTTTCTTCATTCTCTTTCTGTTGAAGTTTAACCAGCTCTACTGATAGCGATTCAATAGTTTGTATACTGTTGTATTTCGCGTCAAACACTAAGTCTGCATGATTTTTTATATTAATTTCATCGATAGCCTTTAATCTATTTCTTTCTGCTTGAACACCTTCATTCTTAACAGCTTCGTACACATCTTTATATTTATCTTTCAGCATATCTACTGTAATAGTATCTGTTTGTGATTGTGTTGGCGCCGGTGCCGGCTCCTCTGGTTTATAATTATCAAATTTACTCAAATCAAATGCCATATTATTTACAATTAAATAATTACTTACATTCTTTATATCCTCATCAGACTCAAGTATTTCATCCACAAATCCATTGTTTTTAGCTTCAACCGCTGTCATCCACGTTTCTTCATCCATCAGCTGTGATAACTCGTCCTTAGTTTTTCCTGTTTTCTTTGTGTAGGTTGCCACTATACACTCTTTCACTTTATCAAGCATGTCTGCTGCTTTTTGTAAGTCCTGAGAACTTCCAGCAGCAAAAATCCAAGGGTTGTGTATCATAAATAAAGCATTTTTAGGCATTTTTACATTATCACAAGCTGAAGTAATTATTGTTGCAGCACTTGCAGCTAGTCCATCAATATAAGCAGTAACATTCGCCTTATGTGATTTTAAAGTATTAGCTATTGCCACAGCTGCAAATGCATTTCCTCCTGGACTATTGATGTGCAGATTAATCTCTTCCACATCTCCAAGCCCCTCAATATCTGATTTAAACTTTTTGTCTGTAATATCATCCCAAAAGTCATCACTACCAATAGAACCATACAGTGTCATTTCAGCGGTTTTCCCGTCTTCATTCTTCACTAGGTTCCAGAACTTTTTCTTCTGATTCATCATTTTTGGCATTTCCTAACGTCACTCCTTTTTCTTTTAATATTTTTTGTTCCTTTGCTAATATTCTTACATTCTGCTCAAAATCTCCACCGTTCAATTCAACAGATTCCCGTGAACGTGTGGATAGTCCTTCCTGAATTTTCAACGCACTTGCTTTAGCTTCCTTGAGTGGATCTATTTGTCCTTGACTTGGGCCATTCCATTGGGCTGTACTCCAAGCCTTATCATATAAAGGATCAGTTCCAAAATTATATAATTCAATTCTACCCCTTAAAACTGCTTCTCTTAGCCACTCCTGGTATATCAATTGTGTAAAATTGGATGCAAACCAGTCACGGCGTTTCCTAAACATCTTCCATGCCTCCAGCAAGGCTGCTCGAGATGCTGAGTAACTTGCACTGAAATGTTTCACAAGAAGCTCATAAGGTACTTCCAATGCTGCCCCTATCTGGCGTAATATTGCAGTTACAAATGGGTCAAACTGAGCATTAGGTCTTCCTGGGTTATTTGGATTAGCTCTTTCTCCTGGTCTAAACCCTACTATCATTCCTGGAGTCATTTCTATATCCAGTGCTCCTGTATCATCGTCATCATATGATGATGAGACAACAGACTCTTCTGGACTAACTATAGATTGCTCTCCTATGTCTGCTGGTGTTACATTGTCTTTATCGGATTCTATAAATACCGCATACATTCCTGAAATAACTGCTGCCATTAACTCGGCATCTGTATATCTATCAAGTTGCTTAAGTGCCTCGATAACAGGTGAAAGCAGTGGAACTCCTCTAAGCTGCTCAGGTCGTTCCGGATTAATCAAATGTATAATATTACGTTGATTAGATTTTCCATAGACTGGTACATACACAGTATCAGTCGAGCCGCTATAAGTATCCAATGGATGTTCTTTAGCAACGTAGTATCCAGTTATCCAATTAGTTTTTTTATCAAGCTGAACTCCACAAATAACACTCTTGTCGTTAGTCTTATCATTTGGAGTTAAAACCCTATCAGGTTCTATCACTAGTAACTTCAAATGATATGGATTCCGAGGTGTTTCAAAATAATTAAGTTTAATAAAGCATTCTCCACTAAGTAACACAGTTAAAAATACAAGATCCTGCACTTGATAAAAATCTAGCAATCCATTTTGGTCAATTTTACTCTCTGACCATAGTCTAAATTCTCTTTCAATTTGTGTTTCTATCTCTTCTGCTGTGTTTTCGTCGAGCCCTAATAATTCATAATCAATAGCGGACTTAAGACGTAATCCACTCCCAACTGTATTTGATACAATCGTTTTAATTACTCCAGTTGCAGTTGGTGCTCCCATGTATAAGTCCCTGGAACGTTCCACAAGCCTATCTCTATTCTTGTATATGTCGTTTTTAACTCCACCACCACGGCTTAACCACCCGAGCATAGAACTTTTAGTTGTTGAAGCCCCATGGTTACTATACCCGGTGTTTAATACAGCTAAATGTTGTCGAGCAAGTTGCCTTTTTAAAGCCCAGCTGGGACTTATCTGCACGATTGCTTTTTCTAATAACTTCAATCTTATTTCTCACCTCCTCCTTTATGATACAAACATATCATTTAGTAAATGCTTTTTCACAATAGTTGTCCTCTCTATTAGTTTTTTTTCCTTCTCCAGTGCTGTATCTATTAAATTTATTCTGTAAGCTATATAATCTTGAGTTGGCTTATCATGGACTGGAATTATAAAATTTTTTAATGCGTCAAATTGCAGGTTTATCGTAGTCGCATATTTAGTTATAAATCTATTCCAATCACGTTCCATACTTGTAAATATGTATTTAGGATTATGATCCTCCGCAACAACTAATACTGCATACTTAGTTTCGACCTCTCCTGAATTTTCAAGTATTTCCATAGGTGTACTTATCATCGCTGATAGTGGTATAAGTATGCTCTTTGCGGGGTATGTCTTGCCTTTAATAGCTCTTTCCACATCGCCAATATCAAGTATTGATTTCCAACTGCATTTGTTCAAGTTTATCTTTTCCATTTTCCACTAATTCCTCCATCTGATTTGTTACTGTTTCTATTTCCCGTCTTTTTTCTACTGTTCCAGCTGTTAAATCTTTCATCATATTTACTAACTCTATTTCGGTATCAAGAATCTCTTTATCTAATACAGCCAGTCCTTCTATAGCTTCTTCAAGTGTATAAGGTAGAACTTCAGGCTCAAAAGTATCCACATATCGGGGAATATTTAAGTTATAATCATTTCTTTCAACTTCATTAATCAGGCATACAGCTGCATACTTATCAATAAACTTTCTTTGTTCCACTGATTCTATGAGTCTATTGATATGGATATCAGTCATAAAATTAGTAGCACCGTCTTTTTCATAGTCCTTAGAACAATCCACAAATAGTATGTCTTTCCTTGTTCGATTCTTTTTTAGAATCATTATTAAAACTGGTATTCCAGTGTTTAAAAATAACTTGTCCGGTAGTCCTATTATGGTGTCTATTAGATTATTTTGAATTAACCTAGTTCTGATTTTCTCTTCTGTTCCACCACGAAATAATACTCCGTGTGGTAATATTGCGACCAGTGTCCCGGTTTCTTCTAATCTATCCAACGAATCTAACAGAAATGCATAGTCAGCTTTACTCTTTGGAGCTAGTCCATAGTCTTTAAACCTATTTTCTTCCTGTCTTTCCTTAGCAGCATCCCATTTTAACGAATACGGTGGATTAGATATTATAGTATCCATCTTCATCTCTGGAACTTCTGTAAGAACTTCAATGTCACTATATTTATCAGTTTTAGTTAACTTATAGCAATTAAAAACCTCTCTTGTTAAGGCGTCCCCGTGTATTATAATTGCGTTGGTATTTCTTATACACATATTAAATAGGAGAATAGGAATTGCACGACCCGAATATTCAAGACAATAGAAATTATCAGCTCCTTTTTGCCATTGCTTCAACGTCAGACCTCCAGTACCAGCACAAATATCGCCAGTCAATCCCTGCTGATCCGTAAGCCTTGATACAATTTCACAGACACAATCTGGTGTAAAATCCTGTTTTAGTCGGTCTCTATCAGAATGCTCCGACTGATAGTATTCAGTAAACCAATCATGGTCAAGTGGTTCTCCCAACTCCATGAATTTATTAAGAAGTGTTTCCTTTTCCTCACTTAATAATTTACTTAACAGAGTATCCGGCATTTTATAAGAGTCCTTTATTCCTAATATCTCATTTACTTTTTCACTGGTCATGTTCTCACCTCCTATACTGGTATGGTTCCACTATTATATCTTTACGCACACATTTTCCCATTTTTTATAGGCATCTAAATAAAGTTCTTGTTTATCTCCATTCAGAGTCACTTCGTAGTACATCCCATCGCTTACTGTAGTAGATAGTAGTGCCTTGTTATTCTGCAGTACTTTGCAGCTCCATACCACGAAAACATCATCCATAGTTAATTTCTTATTATCTGTTTTCTCTACTCTGCTGTTAAAATAATCAACTATTTCTTTTTTACTTAACTCAATAAATTTTTTACTGTCCATACTAACCTCCATACTTTTTATAAATCTCTAGGTATTACCCTTCTTGCTCCTCTTCTTCTTTTGCCTCTTACTTTAAGTAGCTCATTTTCCCAATAAGCTCTCCCTTTTTGAATCTCAGCTAAATCTGCTCTTTCAAGTTCTCTAGTTCCAATTCTATATCTTTGGCCTGATAAGACTTTTATTTCTGCTTCTCTGTATAGTCCTATCATCTCAAGACATTGTTTTTCTGTATGATTAGCCATTATATTTTCACTCCTTTCGATATAACCCTTACTCGTGGTCTTTGCACTGGTTTTGCAGCATTCTCTATCTTCCCAACTGTATAAGTCTGTGTTAAGTCAGGATTTGCTATCTTTAATGCTGCGTATGCATAGTTTCTCAAGTCTAATGGTTCATTACGTTTAGTTCCTATAAGTTTCCATACAGTCTTTTTAACTCCTTTTTGCCAAACTGTAGTTTTTACTTCTGATGTCAATCCTTTAAAGTATGCATCATCATACCCACGTTCTGGATTTTTAGGGAAGTGCATATAAGCAGGATTATCTTCATTAAGCTTCAATCTTGATATGATTGTTTCCTTTCCAGTATTTACTCCAATTGTAAATAAAGGTATACGCATCCTATTGGTCCGTGATGGTCTTGAAATGAATGCCACTCCATCACCTCCACGACCCTTTATCCCAAATACTCTCCACAGCTCTCTTGGTTTTACAAACTGATAAGCTTCCTGAGTATAGTGCCCACCTGTATCTACACATGTGCACAGAATTTTTATTTTTTCACCATCTGCATACTTAAACTCAGTATCCAAATATCTAGCAAGTTGATTCCACACATCCTGCGAAGCTGGTGATCCAAAGAACTGTTTATAATAGACACCCCAGCTTTCTTCTCCTTCACCCCAACCGACTACTTCAATCTCCAGTCTGTCATCCTGTACGTCAACTCCTGCTGTAAGTACTTTAACTCCGTCTGGTATTTCAGCAGTATATTCTTCTCTTCTATTTGCAACATCAAGAAAGTTTATTTTCTCTGTACGTTCTTCCCAGGTTTCACCCAAAGATGTATTTGTAAATACCTTCATCAGTTGTACATTTCCTTTTGCTTCCTTGAATTTCTTTATTATTGAATCCCATGTAGTAAATGGGCTGTATAGCTCTGATATATGAAATCCTCTAATACTATAGTCCTGAAGATTCTCCAGTTCTGTCTGCCAAACTCCAAATCTTAAATTTTTCTTCCACTCATACTCATTAGATACTTCCATACATTCTTCGCATTTATGCCCTACTGGGTCAAATATGATATTTTTCCATTGTAGCTTTTGTAATGCGCCGCATTTTGGGCACGGAACATAATACTCCTCTTGAGTTGAATTTAAGTACTCCATCTCAATACGACTTTCGCCCTTAACTGTAGGCGTGCTCGTAACGACTATTTTTTTATTCCAGAAGGTTTTAGTTCTTTCCATTGCTAATTTCAACGGATCTCCTTCTCCCTGGACATCTCCTACAAATCTGTCAATTTCATCTGCAAGTAATATCCTGATTGGTCTACTTGATAACTCAGTTGCAGAATTTGAACCGGTCAACTTTATATATCCGCCCGGAAATTCTTTCTGAAGTACTGTATTTCTACCATCATCGCTTTGAATTTTATCGCGAAGTTGTGGAGTACTTTGAATCATATCATCCAGTCTTGTACTAGAAAAATCTTCTGCCATGCTTTGCGTTGGCAGTAAAAACATAATTGGCGCCGGGTCGTAATCAGTATAGTATCCAAAGGCATTCAACAGTATATCTGTTTTAGATAGCTGTGCTCCGTACATCATTACAACTTTTTCAGTTTTCTTGTCGGATATAGCTCTCATTACTTCCCTTTGGTATGGTACCCTATCAGTGCTCCAGCGTCCTGGCTCAGCAGAACTTTTTGAGCTAAGGATTCTATACTGATCCGCCCAGGTGTCAATTGTCAATTTTGGCGGTGGCTTGAGAACTTGAAAGATTTTAGCAAACAAATCAACGGTCTTTTTTTCTCCGCTTAGACTTAGCTGTCTTGTTACTTCGGCTTTTTTCTTTTCCGTCATCTTCATCATCCTCCAGTACCAAATTTGTATTCATAAACATTTCTTTAGAGTATGCGCTTAATTCCAGCAATGCATCCTCTATACTGTTCATAACTATACTTTGTATGTCTCCCAAGTTTTCACATCCAACAACCAGTGGAGCTACCTTATTTGGTATTGAAAGCAATTTTCCTTTCAGATTGAGCAGCATGCCAGTCATAACCTTTTCTACTATGGCCGCTTCATGAAGTTCATTTCTTAATTCTGCTATCTTTATGCTCTTAAGTTCAATGTCCTTATCAAGCTTTTCAGTTTCCTTCTTAAGCTTGAGTTCTTTCAGGTCTCCATTTCCGTTATTCGACAATTTTTGATACTCCACATAAGCTTGAACATTTTCCAGGAAATAATACTTGTTTCCTTTCTTTGTAAATGTTCCTTCCTGTGCTAACTGTCTGACATATCGGTCTGTTATGCCTAAAATTTTAGCCAACTCTACTCCCCTGATTAATACCCCTTCTTTAATCTCCATCTGGTCACCTCCTTTGGAACGGAACTCGGATTTTTTTGTTCTGAAATCGGTCGCTTGTTTGGGACTCGCAAGACCCGCAAGCTTTTTAGTTCCTCTCACAGTACCTTTTTCCCTCCAGGTATATAAAAAGAGTCAGCGACTACCCCTAGCAACTGACTCTTTTTATTATACCCTTCACATTCTTTAAACATAAAAGTGGAGGATTATTATGAATGGGTAGTACGTCTTCCCTCGCACTGCCCATACTATCATTATACTTATATGTAATGTAACAAACAATAACATTTTTCCCAAAACTTTTTATTCTGCTTTTTTTAGCTCCTTCACTGCTCTTTTAAACTTTCTATATACATCCATTCTACTGCATTGCATTTCTTCAGCTATCCTTTCATAAGTATAGCCTTTTACTAATCTGTATCTGCATATAGCTCTCCAAGTTGGCGAAGGTAATTTTTCTATTTTCTCCATCAGATTAATACGGGCATTTATCAGATTACTTATTTTCTCCTCCTGATCCATAATCCATTTAATCTTAGAAGTCAGTCCGTTGTCAGTAGATACAGGCCCTTCACCTGTCAGTCCTTTAGTATACCGAATAGCTTTAAGTCCATCCAGAGTACTCTTCACCTCCTCTACAGCTTCTATGAGACTGCTGATTTCAACGTCGTATTCATATACCGATTTAAAATGCATCAGCATCTTCCCCCTTTTTTATACTTATCTATTCTAACTTTTAAAC
Proteins encoded in this region:
- a CDS encoding major capsid protein, whose protein sequence is MPAVIEFLGVYDQQVIKPTSFIKDMFFATHKAHEKQKFEIEYKKGGQLVAPFVSELIPGTEMIKRSYESRYYKAPKVAPKRTFTGHELFFDKIPGETIYGGYSPEEKKAKLLGESYAEFEDQITRREELMCIDVLYTGKVVVKGEGVEDEINYGKIKEVSVTNKWNTDKATIAADISSTISEIGETTGQKVELIVMDPVAARLFADNEKIQKLLDIRNFEAGKIAPKDLPAGATYVGALAPHNIPIYSYQTQVQILNEDGKTYKVEKKIPEGSVLFAPSKNVLHYGAAVDVTKGIIQAERVPFEDTDSKANTVEVRTESRPLPVPFDIDAIRVLKVK
- a CDS encoding DUF6275 family protein produces the protein MEVSMDSKKFIELSKKEIVDYFNSRVEKTDNKKLTMDDVFVVWSCKVLQNNKALLSTTVSDGMYYEVTLNGDKQELYLDAYKKWENVCVKI
- a CDS encoding phage portal protein; translation: MQISPSWALKRQLARQHLAVLNTGYSNHGASTTKSSMLGWLSRGGGVKNDIYKNRDRLVERSRDLYMGAPTATGVIKTIVSNTVGSGLRLKSAIDYELLGLDENTAEEIETQIEREFRLWSESKIDQNGLLDFYQVQDLVFLTVLLSGECFIKLNYFETPRNPYHLKLLVIEPDRVLTPNDKTNDKSVICGVQLDKKTNWITGYYVAKEHPLDTYSGSTDTVYVPVYGKSNQRNIIHLINPERPEQLRGVPLLSPVIEALKQLDRYTDAELMAAVISGMYAVFIESDKDNVTPADIGEQSIVSPEESVVSSSYDDDDTGALDIEMTPGMIVGFRPGERANPNNPGRPNAQFDPFVTAILRQIGAALEVPYELLVKHFSASYSASRAALLEAWKMFRKRRDWFASNFTQLIYQEWLREAVLRGRIELYNFGTDPLYDKAWSTAQWNGPSQGQIDPLKEAKASALKIQEGLSTRSRESVELNGGDFEQNVRILAKEQKILKEKGVTLGNAKNDESEEKVLEPSEE
- a CDS encoding phage tail sheath protein, with the translated sequence MYKHGTYQVEGATPLQLPVVLDYGHFIVGMAPINQVKKENRKINDVVRVGTYKEALEYFGNTHDMDFSISQAIKCFFELYAVAPLYIVNILDPEKHKGEKKTLSAQNLVRGKIVIPSQKVIPETVVVQKTSGKQTVSDVQMQFTSEGLELSVKLDEQGTVDIEYYEVDLSKVKKSDAIGGYDADSMKRTGLELVNEVFLKYSELPAFIDIPDFSGESDVAAIMETKAKTLNGGMFESMALINADITKKYDELSEWKDTNNIIGNDQIILYGGIKLAGEVYHQSIHYAALSLKVDGENNGVPSQGPSNYSYKMDAFVWKKGKEYEEVRLDKEQQANFLNKNGVVTAINFKGWRCWGSETAKNPLATDPKDKYIYGRRMFKYIGNELVLSYFNNVDKKFTLKLAETMEKSMNLRLNALVASDNLLSGKVAFYADDNSLIDIINGDITWTIQLGIIPGAKSITFKKVYDVEALMAFANSLAA
- a CDS encoding head maturation protease, ClpP-related — encoded protein: MPKMMNQKKKFWNLVKNEDGKTAEMTLYGSIGSDDFWDDITDKKFKSDIEGLGDVEEINLHINSPGGNAFAAVAIANTLKSHKANVTAYIDGLAASAATIITSACDNVKMPKNALFMIHNPWIFAAGSSQDLQKAADMLDKVKECIVATYTKKTGKTKDELSQLMDEETWMTAVEAKNNGFVDEILESDEDIKNVSNYLIVNNMAFDLSKFDNYKPEEPAPAPTQSQTDTITVDMLKDKYKDVYEAVKNEGVQAERNRLKAIDEINIKNHADLVFDAKYNSIQTIESLSVELVKLQQKENEEKAKMLGDDNLNFGMKDPKNENSQVNAIVAFMNKKLKEVK
- a CDS encoding phage major tail tube protein, producing MAKDKIPAALVDAEVYLNGSNSLAGVAEVELPVVEMVTVNIEQMGMTAELEAPLMGHYKKLDAKIKMDSIDDSMESIDTTKAILVECKGGAQAMDKASQGPKLYGIDATIKGLIKKMEGPKLKPTGKLETTIEMAVSYYKLTIGNKTIIEIDVLNNKSTALGTKNDELRRLMGL
- a CDS encoding N-6 DNA methylase gives rise to the protein MTSEKVNEILGIKDSYKMPDTLLSKLLSEEKETLLNKFMELGEPLDHDWFTEYYQSEHSDRDRLKQDFTPDCVCEIVSRLTDQQGLTGDICAGTGGLTLKQWQKGADNFYCLEYSGRAIPILLFNMCIRNTNAIIIHGDALTREVFNCYKLTKTDKYSDIEVLTEVPEMKMDTIISNPPYSLKWDAAKERQEENRFKDYGLAPKSKADYAFLLDSLDRLEETGTLVAILPHGVLFRGGTEEKIRTRLIQNNLIDTIIGLPDKLFLNTGIPVLIMILKKNRTRKDILFVDCSKDYEKDGATNFMTDIHINRLIESVEQRKFIDKYAAVCLINEVERNDYNLNIPRYVDTFEPEVLPYTLEEAIEGLAVLDKEILDTEIELVNMMKDLTAGTVEKRREIETVTNQMEELVENGKDKLEQMQLEINT
- a CDS encoding DUF6148 family protein — translated: MANHTEKQCLEMIGLYREAEIKVLSGQRYRIGTRELERADLAEIQKGRAYWENELLKVRGKRRRGARRVIPRDL